In the Pseudoliparis swirei isolate HS2019 ecotype Mariana Trench chromosome 19, NWPU_hadal_v1, whole genome shotgun sequence genome, one interval contains:
- the slu7 gene encoding pre-mRNA-splicing factor SLU7, whose amino-acid sequence MAEEATVSADGIVGLDEPKKMTREDWRKKKELEEQRKLGNAPAEVDEEGKDINPHIPQYISSVPWYIDPSKRPTLKHQRPQEETELLVSTVQEWYKRGVQETAINTKFRKGACENCGAITHKKKDCLERPRKIGARYTGNGIAPDEHNQVQLDLDYDGKRDRWNGYNPEEHHRIVEEYAKVDVAKRTLKAQKLQDELASGKLDQEREHDSEDEDDDKYADDIDMPGQNFDSKRRITVRNLRIREDTAKYLRNLDPDSAYYDPKTRAMRENPYSNTGMNPDEVGYAGDNFARYSGATINMAQTQLFAWEAYERGSEVHLQADPTKLELLHRSFKVKKEDFKEKQRDGILEKYGGEEHLDAPPRELLLAQTEDYVEYSRHGAVLKGLEKAVARSKYEEDVLINNHICIWGSFWIDGYWGYKCCHSMVKQSYCTGESGIGIKHSECVPFEEGLTELQEEEQPKTLLEMHRDKMMKDKKKKKKKKKNNNKKNKKQDSDTSDSEDEEKKKDKLRKALEAEDKRVKHIDAIMQVEERKRPYNILGEVKAPTEEEIEAFRMKRCREDDPMASFLGQ is encoded by the exons ATGGCGGAGGAGGCTACTGTCAGTGCGGATGGCATCGTGGGCCTGGACGAGCCCAAGAAGATGACCAGGGAGGattggaggaagaagaaggagctggaggagcagaggaagctgGGAAACGCTCCAGCTGAGGTGGACGAGGAGGGGAA gGACATAAACCCTCACATCCCTCAGTATATTTCATCGGTGCCATGGTACATTGACCCATCCAAAAGGCCCACGCTAAAGCATCAGAGACCACAGGAAGAGACTGAGTTGCTGGTCTCAACTGTTCAAGAGTGGTACAAGAGAGGAGTGCAAGAG ACTGCTATCAACACTAAGTTTCGTAAGGGAGCTTGTGAAAACTGTGGTGCCATAACGCACAAGAAGAAAGACTGCTTGGAG CGACCCAGAAAAATTGGAGCAAGGTACACGGGTAACGGCATAGCTCCAGATGAACACAATCAGGTACAGCTCGACTTGGACTATGATGGGAAGCGAGATCGCTGGAATGGGTACAACCCTGAGGAACACCACCGCATTGTGGAAGAATACGCCAAAGTAGATGTG GCCAAAAGGacactgaaagcacagaaactcCAGGATGAGTTGGCCTCTGGAAAACTGGATCAGGAGCGGGAACATGACAGTGAAGACGAGGATGACGATAAATATGCAGATGACATCGACATGCCGGGTCAGAACTTTGACTCCAAGAGACGAATCACTGTTAGAAATCTGCGTATCAGAGAAGACACGGCAAAA TACCTGAGGAATTTGGATCCAGATTCAGCCTACTATGATCCAAAGACTCGAGCAATGAGAGAGAACCCGTACTCCAACACTGGCATGAACCCCGACGA GGTGGGGTATGCTGGAGACAATTTTGCTCGCTATAGTGGGGCCACCATCAACATGGCTCAAACGCAGC TGTTCGCCTGGGAGGCCTATGAGAGGGGCTCTGAGGTGCACCTGCAAGCCGACCCCACCAAGCTTGAGTTACTCCATCGGTCCTTCAAAGTCAAGAAGGAGGACTTTAAGGAGAAACAGAGGGACGGCATCCTCGAAAAG TATGGAGGTGAAGAGCACTTGGATGCACCGCCACGGGAGTTGCTCTTGGCCCAGACAGAAGACTACGTGGAGTACTCCCGTCACGGGGCTGTACTGAAGGGACTTGAGAAGGCCGTGGCTCGCTCCAAGTATGAGGAGGACGTGCTCATCAATAACCACATT TGTATTTGGGGCTCCTTCTGGATCGATGGCTACTGGGGATACAAGTGTTGTCACTCTATGGTCAAACAGAGTTACTGCACAGGAGAGAGTGGAATTGGAATA AAGCACTCTGAGTGCGTTCCATTTGAAGAGGGACTGACGGAGCTACAAGAGGAAGAACAGCCCAAGACTCTGCTGGAG ATGCATCGAGATAAGATGATgaaagacaagaagaagaaaaagaagaaaaagaagaacaacaacaagaagaacaagaagcagGACTCTGACACCAGCGATTCAGAGgacgaagagaagaagaaggacaagttGAGAAAG GCACTCGAAGCAGAGGACAAGCGGGTGAAGCACATCGATGCAATAATGCAggtggaagagagaaagaggccgTACAACATCTTAGGGGAAGTAAAGGCACCTACCGAGGAGGAGATTGAGGCTTTCCGCATGAAACGCTGCCGGGAAGATGACCCTATGGCTTCCTTCCTAGGACAGTAA